Proteins from a single region of Starkeya sp. ORNL1:
- a CDS encoding class I SAM-dependent methyltransferase: MSGFSTSWLALREPADRAARDAGLIARLTEALSGRKRLAIVDLGTGSGSNMWALAPLLPGPQSWLLVDNDPALLEQAQDSSRTLTDRDGRPLVARTMLRDLAQPGWEDVLARADLVTMSALLDLVSADFVATLARAAKGAAIHATLTVDGRMACLPEDSLDEAVFAAFRHHMDGDKGFGPSLGTRAGEMAASQLEAEGFRVERAPADWHVGPDQPSLLVALLDGWIEAVRETGRLPEAELSRWAARRRAEAEAGSLELRVGHVDLLALPL, encoded by the coding sequence GTGAGCGGCTTTTCCACCTCGTGGCTGGCGCTGCGCGAGCCGGCCGACCGCGCCGCCCGCGATGCCGGGCTGATCGCGCGGCTCACTGAGGCGCTCAGCGGCCGCAAGCGCCTTGCGATCGTCGATCTCGGCACCGGATCTGGTTCCAATATGTGGGCGCTGGCGCCATTGCTGCCAGGACCGCAAAGCTGGCTGCTGGTGGACAATGACCCTGCGCTGCTGGAGCAAGCACAGGACTCGTCGCGGACGCTAACCGACCGCGACGGCCGGCCGCTTGTCGCGCGCACCATGCTCCGCGACCTGGCGCAGCCGGGTTGGGAGGATGTTCTCGCGCGGGCGGATCTCGTCACCATGTCGGCTCTGCTCGACCTCGTCAGTGCGGATTTTGTCGCCACGCTCGCCCGCGCTGCGAAGGGTGCGGCGATCCATGCGACGCTCACCGTCGACGGGCGCATGGCCTGCCTGCCGGAAGACTCGCTGGACGAGGCGGTGTTCGCCGCCTTCCGCCACCACATGGACGGCGACAAGGGGTTCGGCCCCTCGCTCGGAACACGGGCGGGAGAGATGGCCGCCAGCCAGCTCGAAGCGGAAGGCTTCAGGGTCGAGCGCGCGCCGGCCGACTGGCACGTCGGGCCGGATCAGCCCTCGCTGCTCGTGGCGTTGCTGGATGGCTGGATCGAGGCGGTGCGCGAGACCGGGCGGCTGCCGGAGGCCGAGCTCAGCCGGTGGGCCGCGCGCCGCCGTGCCGAGGCCGAGGCGGGCTCACTCGAATTGCGGGTCGGCCATGTCGACCTGCTGGCGCTGCCGCTCTGA
- a CDS encoding RibD family protein, translated as MPFDASRSMRDESTEEWHAVLAARRRGGTAALPADGLFGPLLHAPRGRSYVMAQLGQSLDGRIANGSGESRYINCPHGITHLHRLRALVDAVLIGAGTAITDDPRLDVRHVEGDNPARVVLDPRGRVPASLRIFRDDGARRIVMVGEEVAVDLPAGVEVLRVRRDENGFAPADVVAVLRAARLERLLVEGGSRTVSRFLDTGALDRLHLMVAPIVLGDGPAGISLDTPRALSDCVRPPTRVYRLGGDVLFDCDLAAVPASERQRQQVDMADPQFE; from the coding sequence ATGCCGTTCGACGCCAGCCGCAGCATGCGGGACGAAAGCACCGAGGAGTGGCACGCCGTGCTCGCGGCGCGCCGGCGCGGCGGCACCGCGGCGCTGCCGGCGGACGGCCTGTTCGGGCCGCTGCTGCACGCCCCGCGCGGCCGCTCGTATGTCATGGCCCAGCTCGGCCAGTCGCTGGACGGGCGCATTGCCAACGGCTCCGGCGAATCCCGTTACATCAACTGCCCGCACGGCATCACCCACCTGCACCGCCTGCGCGCGCTGGTGGACGCGGTGCTGATCGGCGCCGGGACCGCCATCACCGACGATCCCCGTCTCGATGTCCGCCATGTCGAGGGCGACAATCCCGCCCGCGTCGTGCTCGATCCGCGTGGACGGGTGCCGGCGAGCCTCCGCATTTTCCGCGACGACGGTGCGCGCCGCATCGTGATGGTCGGCGAGGAAGTGGCGGTCGATCTGCCTGCCGGTGTCGAGGTGCTGCGGGTGCGGCGCGACGAGAACGGCTTCGCCCCCGCGGATGTGGTAGCAGTGCTCAGGGCCGCGCGGCTGGAGCGCCTGCTGGTGGAGGGCGGATCGCGGACCGTGTCGCGCTTCCTCGACACTGGTGCGCTCGACCGGCTGCACCTCATGGTCGCGCCGATCGTGCTCGGCGACGGGCCGGCCGGCATCAGCCTGGACACGCCGCGCGCGCTCTCCGACTGTGTGCGCCCGCCGACCCGGGTTTACCGGCTCGGCGGCGACGTGCTGTTCGATTGCGACCTGGCGGCTGTTCCCGCTTCAGAGCGGCAGCGCCAGCAGGTCGACATGGCCGACCCGCAATTCGAGTGA
- a CDS encoding GntR family transcriptional regulator produces the protein MDIAANPSRPPRDPYRHAAPQVFDYLRERIIGLEMPPGTLISRAELQKLFGFSSTPVRDALLRLQEESLVEIFPQHATVVSPIDLKLARQAQFLRRSIEQEAVRTLALMTERAVVVDRLETAIEVQQALLARADLEAFHAADRDFHRIFFEAAGVPDLWVMVRRHAGHIDRIRRLHLPMPGKAEQVIADHRAITRGIASGDPVIAQEALREHLSKSLAFSADLRARWPDYFRD, from the coding sequence ATGGACATTGCCGCAAATCCATCCCGCCCGCCGCGGGATCCCTATCGCCACGCAGCGCCGCAGGTGTTCGATTATCTGCGCGAGCGCATCATCGGCTTGGAGATGCCGCCTGGCACGCTGATCTCGCGCGCCGAATTGCAGAAGCTGTTCGGCTTCTCCTCGACCCCGGTGCGCGACGCGCTGCTGCGCCTGCAGGAGGAATCGCTGGTGGAGATCTTTCCCCAGCACGCCACCGTGGTGAGCCCGATCGACCTCAAGCTGGCCCGGCAGGCGCAGTTCCTGCGCCGCTCCATCGAGCAGGAGGCGGTGCGTACCCTGGCGCTGATGACGGAGCGGGCAGTGGTGGTGGACCGGCTGGAGACCGCCATCGAGGTGCAGCAGGCGCTGCTCGCACGCGCCGATCTCGAGGCTTTCCACGCCGCCGACCGCGATTTCCACCGCATCTTCTTCGAGGCGGCCGGGGTGCCGGACCTGTGGGTGATGGTGCGCCGCCATGCCGGCCATATCGACCGCATCCGCCGCCTGCATCTGCCGATGCCGGGCAAGGCCGAGCAGGTGATCGCCGACCATCGCGCCATCACCAGGGGCATTGCCTCCGGCGATCCGGTGATCGCGCAGGAGGCGCTGCGCGAGCATCTGTCGAAGTCGCTCGCCTTCTCGGCGGACCTGCGCGCCCGCTGGCCGGACTATTTCCGGGACTGA
- a CDS encoding tripartite tricarboxylate transporter substrate binding protein, which translates to MSRLKIASLAMLAAFAVLPAAPAFAYPERTVTVVVPFPPGGASDSTARFIAPKMQETLGQPVVIDNRPGANGGAGAAHVKNEKADGYTLLVGSIGVYAINPALYAKLGYDPGKDFDLLTVAVRTPNVLVANPAFPANSVAELVDYLKKNPNKVTFASSGSGSSDHLTAALFWQKSGTTGIHVPYKGGGPAITDLIGGHADVSFQNLGAVASHIKAGKLKVLGVTAEQRHPVFPDVPTMKESGVDGLIVYSWQAAAAPKGLPADVKAKLSQALAAALSDPATKAKFNDLGFEVVANTPEEFARFQAAEEARWRDVVKAGDIATQ; encoded by the coding sequence ATGTCCCGCTTGAAGATCGCCTCGCTCGCCATGCTGGCGGCGTTCGCCGTGCTTCCCGCCGCGCCCGCCTTCGCCTATCCGGAGCGCACCGTCACCGTCGTGGTGCCGTTCCCGCCCGGCGGCGCCTCGGACAGTACCGCCCGCTTCATCGCACCGAAGATGCAGGAAACCCTTGGCCAGCCGGTCGTCATCGACAACCGCCCCGGCGCCAATGGCGGTGCCGGCGCCGCCCATGTCAAGAACGAGAAGGCCGACGGCTATACGCTGCTGGTCGGCTCGATCGGCGTCTACGCCATCAATCCCGCGCTCTATGCCAAGCTCGGCTACGACCCGGGCAAGGATTTCGACCTGCTCACGGTGGCGGTGCGCACCCCGAACGTGCTGGTCGCCAATCCGGCCTTCCCGGCCAATTCGGTGGCGGAACTGGTCGACTATCTCAAGAAGAACCCCAACAAGGTGACTTTCGCCTCGTCCGGCTCCGGCTCGTCGGACCATCTGACAGCCGCGCTGTTCTGGCAGAAGAGCGGCACCACTGGCATCCATGTGCCCTACAAGGGCGGCGGGCCGGCCATCACCGACCTGATTGGCGGCCATGCCGACGTCTCGTTCCAGAATCTCGGCGCCGTCGCCAGCCACATCAAGGCCGGCAAGCTGAAGGTGCTGGGCGTAACCGCCGAGCAGCGCCACCCGGTGTTCCCCGATGTGCCCACCATGAAGGAATCCGGCGTCGACGGGCTCATCGTCTATTCCTGGCAGGCCGCCGCCGCGCCGAAGGGGCTGCCGGCCGACGTCAAGGCCAAGCTCTCGCAGGCGCTCGCCGCGGCCTTGTCGGACCCGGCGACCAAGGCGAAGTTCAACGATCTCGGCTTCGAGGTGGTCGCCAACACGCCGGAGGAGTTCGCCAGGTTCCAGGCTGCGGAAGAAGCGCGCTGGCGCGACGTGGTGAAAGCCGGCGATATCGCCACGCAGTGA